In one Lycium barbarum isolate Lr01 chromosome 7, ASM1917538v2, whole genome shotgun sequence genomic region, the following are encoded:
- the LOC132602578 gene encoding high mobility group B protein 9-like gives MMSQEAIVQANKQVYPPPMASHEKIVNDPNLFKECLKNFHSVMGSKYTVPVIGGKDLDLYVLYVEVTKRGGFDKVVTDKKWREVSSVFKFSPTTTSASYALRKHYFTLLHQFEQVYFFRHEVPLIDKSPGSMCFQAEGTIDAKFDCGYLVSIKMGSEVLNGVLYHPQQPASSSSSKLPPQTCNAIVPYNPPPHHHSGRRNRRRKGGDPNRPKPNRSGYNFFFAEKHAMLKSLYPNKEREFTKMIGESWNNLSPEEKTVYQNIGVKDKERYQKELKEYKERLTTTSGY, from the exons ATGATGTCTCAAGAAGCTATAGTTCAGGCCAACAAACAAGTGTATCCTCCACCAATGGCTTCACATGAGAAGATTGTGAATGACCCAAATCTATTCAAGGAATGTCTCAAGAATTTTCACTCTGTTATGGGCTCAAAGTACAC GGTTCCTGTGATTGGAGGAAAGGATCTTGATTTGTATGTTCTCTATGTAGAGGTGACAAAAAGGGGTGGCTTTGACAAG GTTGTGACAGACAAGAAATGGAGAGAAGTGAGTTCAGTATTCAAGTTTTCTCCAACCACAACAAGTGCTTCATATGCATTGAGGAAACATTATTTCACTTTGCTACATCAGTTTGAACAAGTTTACTTCTTTAGACATGAAGTTCCCTTGATTGATAAATCTCCAG GGTCAATGTGTTTCCAAGCTGAAGGGACAATTGATGCCAAATTTGACTGTGGTTATTTGGTGTCCATCAAAATGGGATCTGAAGTTCTCAATGGAGTACTTTACCATCCACAACAACCAgcttcatcatcttcttccaAATTACCTCCACAAACATGCAATGCGATTGTACCTTACAATCCGCCACCTCACCACCATTCAGGACGGAGGAACAGGAGGAGGAAAGGAGGAGACCCTAACCGCCCGAAGCCTAATAGGAGTGGATACAACTTCTTCTTTGCTGAAAAACATGCCATGCTCAAATCTCTTTATCCAAATAAAGAGAGGGAATTCACTAAGATGATTGGAGAATCTTGGAACAATCTATCTCCTGAAGAAAAAACT GTGTATCAAAACATTGGGGTGAAAGACAAGGAAAGATACCAGAAGGAATTGAAGGAGTATAAGGAAAGATTGACGACCACATCTGGCTACTAA